The Coturnix japonica isolate 7356 chromosome 15, Coturnix japonica 2.1, whole genome shotgun sequence genome segment CAGCCAGAAGCACTCTGCTGTGCCTGGGAGCACTATTTTGCATTAAGCAGTATCCATCGCATTTGGGAGGAGGccagaagcaaagcaggaggGATACAAGCTGATCATAACATTGCCTATGTTATAGGGAGCAGCCTCAGATAAAGTGGGGAATTTGCATTCCTATAGCATTCCTCTGAACATGGAAGACCTCTGAGGACAGAGGAAGGGtccatcccaccccatgccAGTGATAGCCCCCATGTCCCTGCATTGGGTGGCCAGGAGCTAATGCTGTACCCTCTCCCAGCAGGACAAAGCGAACTATTCCATGTGCTCAGGGTCAAGGCTGGAGGCTGCTCTGGCTGCCAAGGACCGGGAGATCCTACGGCTCCTGAAGGACATCCAACACCTCCAGAGCTCGCTACAGGAGCTGGAGGAATCCTCCGCCAACCAGATTGCTGAGCTAGAAGGACAGCTGGCCTCCAAGAATGAAGCCATTGAGGTGTGGGGGCTTGGGTGGGCACAGGGTGGGCACTGATCTGACTGTGTTGGCTTCACACCATGAGTGTGTCCTCCACAGAAGCTGGAGGAGAAGCTCCAGGCTCAAGCAGACTATGAGGAGATCAAGACAGAGCTGAGGTAGGCTTGCTCCCGCGGTTGGGTGCTGCGAGGCCACATCCCCCACCTCACCACCCCTCGTTTCTCCCCCAGCATCCTGAAGGCCATGAAGGTGGCATCCGCCAGCTGCAGCCTGCCCCAGGCAAGTGCCGTGGCACGGGCCCGGCGTCCTGGTGGGATGCGGGAGGTCTACTGGCCCTGCCAGAGCCCTGCCACCCCAGCCCACCGCTGCTTTGCCCCTTGCAGGGCATATCAAAGCCAGAGgactccctgctgctggggaaggaagcATTCTACCCACAACAGAAGTACCTGCTGGAGAAGCCCAGCCTGATGGCCAGCACTGGTAGGGTAATGGTGGTCACACATTACCTCATGTGGCATAAATTGTAGAAGCGTTGGTTGGAAGAGGCCCTTAAattcatcaaatccaaccatcaacttAATTCTACCAAGACCttcactaaaccatgtctgtAAGAGTCATGTCTGCACATACattgtagaatcatggaatggtttggttggaagggatcattGGGCGCCTCCATAGatagggcacccacagctctgggcagcactgccagggccaCAGCACCCTTCAAGTGAAGAAATCCCTCCTAACATCAGGTCTAGATCTCccctctttcattttaaaaccattccccctcgTCCTGTTACTATCAGACTGAGtacatatatactttttaaCATTTATGTCCATAATCAATCTGTGCCCAACCACTTGCTTGCTTCTCTATGTGGACTCTGATGTAGTCAAAGTTATGATGTCCACCATAGCTTGCAGGCACTGGGGTTGGATCCTGGCCCTCAGAAAGAGcctggagatgggatgggggatTCCTGTctagggaaactgaggcaggagTGCCTAGCTGGCAGGACTATAGTGCGTGTCTATCTCTCTCATTCATCTCTAGAGGAGGATCCCTCTGAAGACGAGTCAGGGAAGGACCCACTGGGCATGGAACAGGCGTTCCCatccccccagcagctcccacagccgCCAGCTGATGAGCCagcctctcctgctcctctcccagctgTACCTGGCCCTGGCCTGGCTCCTGAAGGCCCCCGGACGTTCCCAATGTCCCCCTTCCCAGGGGGAGAGCGGCTCCCAGGGGACACAGTACTCCCCAAGGGCCCTCCACTACAGGGGCCCCCCTACAAGAGTGAGGGTGCTGGAGGGGGACTACCCTTCACCACTGCTTTTTTTGGAGccaaaagcagctctgtgccccccagCACTGTTCCGCCTACCACCAGCCCACCTGATGAGCCTGCCGAGGGCAGCGGGGGCAGCTCAGCTGATGAGGAGCAGCTGGATACAGCTGACATCGCCTTCCAGGTGAAGGaacagctgctgaaacacaacatTGGGCAGAGGGTCTTTGGGCACTATGTGCTGGGGCTGTCACAGGGCTCTGTCAGTGAGATCCTGGCCCGGCCCAAGCCCTGGCGCAAGCTGACAGTGAAGGGCAAGGAGCCATTCATCAAGATGAAGCAGTTTCTCTCCGATGAGCAGAATGTACTGGCCCTGAGGACTATCCAGGTGCGCCAGAGAGGTGAGTGGTGGGGTGGCCCCAATGCCAGGTGCTGCCCCTAACTGCCCCTCTGCCACCACTGCACTCACACCTGAGCCCCATGGTGATGTATGGGGACACTGTGTGGAATCACCCATGGCATTCAAGGGTTGTCCCTAGTGGCCCCAGGCACTGCtctctgtggggcagggatgtcaCAATCCATGTGCTCCTGGATGAGCTTCACTCATTTAGTCTTCCATTGGGCTTCTTTGTGGTATACAAATGAACGTTTTGGAATATATTGTTAAAATAATCAAGTTCTAGTGCTGCAGGACTGTGGTACAGTGTTGTCACCATCATGGAATAACTCCTGGCTCTGGGAACAGTGGCTCCTCAGCAGTGCTCTGATTTGCCATGGTGGCATCTGATCCCATGTGTCCTCAACCAGGTGATGCTGTGTTGGAGACAAGAGCTGTCAGTAGGGGCTGGCGACCAATGAATGgtggtgtttttcttaaatccaGCATCCCTGAAAATAACTAAACATGAACAACAGTAAATGCTTCCTGACGTACAAGTGGAGCTTGTAGAACCAGTGCTGGTGACAAATCTCCTGTCATGCTTCTTTGATCAGGTAGCATCACACCGCGGATCAGAACGCCAGAAACCGGCTCTGATGATGCCATCAAAAACATCTTGGAGCAGGCAAAGAAGGAGATCGAGTCACAGAAGGGAGGTGCGTTCTGTCTATAGGTGTTTGGAGACTGTAGGCCACATATCCTTGGACCATCCCTTCCAGAAACAATTCTGAGACCTCAGGGTGGTTGTGAGGGTTGGAAGTGCTTCCTAGCTTCTCCCATCCATACACACAGCACTGGCCAAAATGGGTCTTTTTTGTCCATTTCTCCCATTGACATCCATAGAGATTTGAGAGATTGTGGAAAGAACTGCTGGTAAATattgctggaaagaaaacacctaTGCACAAGTGCACGTTGCCCTGTACCTGAGCTTTCAGAAACTTTGGacttttccatccttcctttccCTGAACAGATACTTAAATGAGAGCACACAATCCATGTGGTGTGAGGAATCATTAAGGCAGTTCTGCTCACAGTCAgtgatgagaaatgaaatgcattaaaacagGTAGTCTGCTGAGAAGGCAGAATCCTGGAGGATTACATCAGACAGCAATGGTGGAAAAACagtcagagaaaacaaacatgtttaCTGCCATCATTGGTAATGggatttattttgcagctgtcAGAATGGAATCACACTTAGGTACAGGAACGTTGTAGCTGCTTTCCCACCTCTCTGGCCAACTGCCCCCAGTTTTGTTGCTCTGAATGGTGCCAGTATGGTATGGgacatccctttggccagtttgggtcagctgtcctggctctgttccctcccagctccttgtgcacccccagctcctcactgtgGAGCAGCATGACGAGGTGAAAAGTCCTTGACTAAGTGTAAGCTCTGAACAGTTTCAGCCAAAACATGTGTGTTATCAGTGATACTCTCACCCTAAAACCAAAATATCcactagaaagaaaattaactccatTCCAGACAAAGGGCAGGAACAAAACTCAAAATGTCAAAGCCTTCCCTCCCTCCTAACCAGCAATTCTACGAGTTCTGCACCCAGCAGTTCCCTTCATTCCCCCTCTTTGCAGGTGAGCCCAAAAACCCATCAACATCTCAAGCAGTGACCAACGGGGCGggtggcagcagctcagaggacGCCATCAAGAGCATCCTGGAGCAGGCACGGCGGGAgatgcaggcacagcagcaggcactgctggaGATGGAGTCAGGGAGCAGCGGGCGGCCTGTGGGCACTCCACCCACTGAGCGTTCCACATTGGCCACAGTCAGCCAAAACATCGTCCCAGCCTATGTcaagcaggaggagggcagTGGGGCCAGCCCTGGCCCCCCGCAGACACCCCTTGCTGTCCTCTCACCTGCTGCCTTCGTGCAGAGCATCATCCGCAAGGTGAAGTCGGAGATTGGTGATGCTGGTTCTTATTTTGACCAGCACTGGGCATCAGAGCGCAGCCTGCTCAGCCGACCCTACACCTCTGTTTCGCCTTCactctcctcctcttcctcgaGCTACTCCAGCATGGCCAATGGACGAGGCTGGCCAAGGGGTGAGCCTGCTGAGAGTGGAGCCAATGAGgatgagctgccagcagctgaggatGAGCCACACCGATTGGCAGAGATGAAGGTGGAGGGTGCCGGCATGGAGCCGGTGACTGGTGGCCGGCTGTCCTACTACCCTGCCTATGTACCACGCACCCTGAAGCCCACCGTGCCTCCGCTGACCCCAGAGCAGTATGAGATGTACATGTACAGGGAGGTGGACACACTGGAGCTGACACGGCAGGTCAAGGAGAAGTTGGCCAAGAATGGCATCTGCCAGAGGATCTTTGGAGAGAAGGTACCAGCCCGGGGAACGGAGTCGGGTGTCCCCTTGGTGGGGTGGGAACTGTGCACATCAGTACCCAGGGCTGGCTGATGTCCTCTAGCACCTCCTGCCAGGGTCCTCACTGTGCCCCGGGGGTCCCCTCAGAGTCCTCAATGTCCAAGCCAACCCAGCAGTCTCCTGATGGCCACCACCAATTGATTGGTGGCACTGCCCACAGGGAAAGTGCTGTCCCCACAACCCATACCCAGTGGGTAGCCCTGAGGGTGATCCCACACCTGCACCAAGCACTGGGACTGAGGGATTTGGGCATACCATGGGGTGTGAGTACAAGACCTGTCCCCTCCATCCATCCTGCTCCTTGCCCCAGCGCGGCCGGGCTAGCGTCCTGTTCAGCAGGGACGATGGccaggcagcagcccagcacatAATGCCTGCACCGTACCCAGGTACTGGGCCTGTCCCAGGGCAGTGTGAGTGACATGCTGTCCCGGCCCAAGCCATGGAGTAAGCTGACGCAGAAGGGACGGGAGCCCTTCATCCGCATGCAGCTCTGGCTGACGGACCAGCTGGGGCAAGGCATCAGCCAGCAGCCGACTCCCTCCCAGGGTAAGTGCTGCCGCTGCCACATCCTTTGCTCCATAAACTTCCTAATGCCATTCCCATCCATCTCCCGCATCCTAATACAGGAGGATTTGGTCATGTCCTCATCCCACACAGCATCctctcagcaccagcagctgccccaggcTACCTGACATCacctgttcttccttctgtccaAAGCCGCCCCTCCGATACATCCAGCTCATTTCAACCCCCTTTAATTAGTATGTTAGACAAGACAGGGCTGTTGCACAGCTCCTCTAATGTTATTTTGTCAGAAATGGGTTTTGAAAGTCATCTagtcaaaaaaaagaaaaagaaaaatgcaacaaaaatcCTTGGCTTTGTGCCTGGAATAAAGAAGTAGTTGGGTTTTTATGTTAatattgtgttttctctctttaattaTTCCACTGTTGCCTCCTGCTCAGCCATAGATGCCGGAGAGGCTCTGCTGACTTTCTCCCTTTcaggaataataaataataattaataacagatgaataataaaaataaccttcatgttcctgctgccatcccctccCCTCATCCTTGTGGCCCTTTATTGGGTTTGAGCAGTGACCTCCCACTAGTGCCATTGACCCGTCCTCTCCCTGGTGccacacagccagccctgccgAGCCACAGCCATCCCCCTCGccgccccccagccccactgagcaCGAGAAAGGCTCGCAGGAGCCCCTTACCCTCACCCTGGAGAGCAGCAAGGAAAACCAGCAGCCCGAGGGCAGAGTGGTGGCAGGCAAGGCACACCCCAACAGCCAAGGCCCTGTGGGCATCCAGGAGATTGTCGCCATGTCCCCTGAGCTGGACACCTACTCCATCACCAAGAAGGTCAAGGAGGTGTTGACGGACAACAATTTAGGTGCGAGCGCCATTTTGGGAGAAGCTGGTGAGGCGAGTGGGTTCCTGGTTGACTGGCTCTGTTGACAAGGTGTTGGGTGATGATGTGGTGGGGTGGTGGAGTGATGGGTTGACATAGTGATGAGGTGAAAGGGTGGTGGGGTGATGGGATGGACATGCAGATGGGGTGACATGGTGGCAGGGTGGCAGGGTGATTGGGAAGTGGCTGGCTGGACAGTGGTGGGACTTGTCCCTCTCTAACcacctctgcttctcctctgccAGGCCAGCGGCTGTTTGGGGAGAGCATCCTGGGCCTGACGCAGGGCTCGGTGTCCGATCTCCTCTCCAGGCCCAAGCCATGGCACAAGCTGAGCCTGAAGGGGAGGGAGCCCTTTGTCCGCATGCAACTCTGGCTCAACGACCCCCACAACGTCGAAAAACTGCGTGACATGaagaagctggagaagaaaggtAAGCATGGGGGCTGGGTGGCAGTGGATGGGCAGGGTGGAAGGGGCTGAGCGGCACGCAGCTCTGTCTCCTCTCCTGCAGCCTACCTGAAGCGCCGGTATGGGCTGATGAGTGCTGGCTCAGACAGCGAGTCCCCTGGTGCCCGCTCTGAGTGTGCCAGCCCTGGCCTGCAGCCCCAGGACCTCAGCCTCCTGCAGATCAAGAAGCCACGGGTAGTGCTGGCTCCTGAGGAGAAAGAAGCCTTGAAGAAAGCCTACCAGCTAGAACCCTATCCCTCCCAGCAGACCATCGAGCTGCTCTCCTTCCAGCTCAACCTCAAGACCAACACCGTCATCAACTGGTTTCACAACTACAGGTATGGATGCTGctgaaacagcacaaagcaacCCTGAAGTGTGTCTTCGAATAATGATatctaaaacaacaacaaaaaaagcagtaggGGAAAATATGTGCAAAGGTGGGTGAGGTTGGAAGGCTGCAGGCTGGAAAGAGCCCaaaggatgagaggtaatggtCTTAAGTTTCAAGTTAGATAGTCAGAAAAATTTCTTCAACAGAAGAGTGGTCACATGCAGGAGTGGTCTGCCCAGAGagttgagtcactgtccctagaggtgttcaagaaacatgtagatgttgTGATTTAGTGGGGGAATAATGGTGGTaagtggacagttggactatcttggaggtcttttccagcactGGTGAATCCGTGACTCTCTGATTcatggtggggttgggttgggtttggacatgatgatctttaGGGGTCTTTatcaacattaatgattctatgattctatcattctgtgaaTGACAAGTTGGGTTTTTTATGTTTGAAGCACTCAATACAATACCTGCCTGTTGATGTTTTTCCCAGCTGGCATGATCACTCACACCCTGTGTTTGTGCCCCACAGGTCACGGATGCGCCGGGAGATGCTGGTGGAGGGCACGCAAGACAATGACACGGACCCAGAGCAGAGTAGTGGGGCAGCTGGCCCAAGGCCCAGggccccacacagccctgacTCGGATGCCGAGGACCGAAAACCCCTTTTCAGTGGGGGCGAGCACTCTTGCACTGTTGAGGTGAAGGTGAAAGAGGAGCAGGGGGAGGTGGGCAGCTGGAGCCACCGGCGGGACTCGCATAGCCCGGTCGGGACAGCAGAAAGCACTGGACCCCCACAAGAGGAGCGAGGAGGAGCCCCCCATGCTGCTTCCCCCAGCACTGGCAGCCTCCCACGGCGGGGAGGCCGAGCCAGGGCCTCTGGAGgtcctccaccaccaccaccaccactgcaTCCCGACCCTGGTGGCTCGCAGTCATCAGCCAACTCATCCCGCTGTAGCCTGGAGGTGTCCCCCAGCTCGCCTTCCGCTGCCTCCTCGCCTGGCCTTGCTGGTTCAGCCTCACCAGGGCCATCTTCTGCTGGGCCAGTCTCGCCAGCACTGCCTCCAGCCCCATGTCCCCGGCTCAGCACCAGCGTCCAGCGACGTCATGAGAAGATGGCCAACCTCAACAACATCATTCACCGCCTGGAGCGAGCTGCCAACCGCGAGGAGGTCCTCGAGTGGGAGTTCTGAGCTGCCTTCCAGACACACACATCTCTCTATATTTTGTTAAACTCAGCGTGCACCGAGAGGTGGGACCTGCAATGGTGTCCACGAAGCCGCCCCAGCTTTGTTTTCAATGTGAAAAACTGGGAACgattttagaaaagaaaaagaaaaaaaatatttatagacctcttttagatattttaataaaaggatACTTTGGAATTTATTAACAGCTTAAGCTGCTTTGATATTAAAGATAGCTATAAAATCAAGATGATGTAGCAGTTGTGTCATTAAATGTACACTGAAGTCTTGTAGTTTGCCACTGgatgagattaaaaacaaacaaagaaaacagaaaaaaaaccaacccacagAAAAGACTTACTGAGCAAAGCCATCAAGAAGCACTATGAGACTGACCAAATTTGATAAACTTTTGCATAGCAGTTTTCCACATCTGTCTGTAAGACACTGCATCGCTTCTGCCCCATCCAGAGACTGTGTTATAGTCCATGAAGACTCTAAATCAGAAACCTTGACGCCATCGAGTATGTATTTAGTTCTGGTGGTATGTTTTTGAAACCTTTGTAACACAGAATGTCACGTGCAGTTGTATATGTTGTAGAAATGTCTGCAATAGCCTTCTGGAACAAGACTTAGCATGGTGCAAATGCGGTCCCTCGCGCTCCCTCAAGTCAGTAGCTGGTGCTGGCCCTGAGCAATAACAGCACtcagaaaagagaggaaaaaggcaaaacagaccCAAGTGAAGCAAACTGTCTCTGATTGTGGTGGTGATGGGAAGAGGCACCTGGGTTTGAcacctggagcagctccagctggctTGGGATAGCATTCGGGGTCCCCATGCTCTACTGTCatatggaaaatgaaatcactGGTGCCTAGGGACTACAAAAGCCAGGACATGCCCTGCTTGGGGTTCTCCCTACACCATGTCCAGCTTTGGGGGCTGAAGCACTTTTTTAGTTTGGAGGCTTTGGGATGTGGGCAGGGGGAGCATCCCCTTGCCATGGCCATGTCCTGTTTCTGCAGCCACATCCCATTGTCATGGCCTTGTCTCCTTGCCATGATCGCATCCTATTGTCATGGCCATGTCCCAAAGCAGTGGCTATGTCTCAGTGAGCTGGGACAAGCCTGGAGGAGTGTCAAGCCATGCTCCTGCTTGGGGCTGAGTTGGGCAAAGCAGTGTTGCCTTGCAACTGACCTAGTGCAAagccacagcagtgctgctatGGCACTCCAACACTAAGATCGCATCTAAGCGCATGGGTGCTCCCATCTCACTGCCCCAACTAACAAAATGCCTTTAGAAGAGGAGGGTGGGTTGTTCTATACTGTTTCCTGTCCATCCCGTTTCTCAATGCATTTTGCAAGCACCAAGAACGTGGTGTACTGTGCTCCGGCCATCCCCTCTGCCATCTGTCACCTGATGAGAGGCACTATGGGGCCGTGGGGGAGAGCTCGATGCCAGCTCTGAGGCTATGCATTGACTTGTTTTCCACTGTAGACATTTTTTATCAGAATAGAAGGTATTTTTATACTCTGGTGGTAGTCAGGGAGCAATTCCAAAAGCAAGCTCAGCTTTGCACCGGCGCGAGCTCCCTGAGGTCACCCTGATGCCACCGTGCTGCTGAAGGCCGAGGCGTACCCATTGCCGACTGTTCTCCGTAGTGTGCTTGTGTTAGCTTTAGTGGAACGGGATTTGATGAAGCACTTAGGGTAGACTCTGGAACATGGAAATCCTGTTGTACTAAAAGCTAGTGGGACATCCTGATCACATTTTGTTATAGGCTCATGTACTGTACTTCAAAAGTTTCTATGAGATCGATGAACTTTGTTAACAATTTTGGAAGGAACAAGTTCTGTAAAGAGCCACTAAATACAGAAGTTGGATAAGACTCTTGGCGTCATGGTGTGTTTCTTTGCAGGACCTGAGACGTGCGGTGGTGTCTCCCACTGAGTTTCACCCCTTGCATTGGTTTTTGGGGCTCTTGCAGACATCAATATCACTCCATGGGGAAAAAGGGGATGTCTGTGGGGTTGGTTCAGCTTGAGGTGCAGTCTTGCCCCATGGCAGCATGTGTCCCTGGTACTTGGTTCCAGTCTGTGTCCACTTTGGCTTCCATTGGGAGCCACCTGACCTTACAGAGCTCAGCATCCCCCTGTGATTTTGTAGCTACTACCACAAGGTGGGGAGGTTTGGCATGTGATGAATTAATAAATCCACATGTTGCGTATCTGTTTAAGCTTGTTTGTCGACTAACACATTgggaaggatttatttttaatgaatatctgAACACCTTGAAAAGCTCAGCCAGCTGCCATGGAAACCACAGCGGCTGCATTCTCCATCTGGATGCAGGGGGACGTCACCTCAGCTGCCCTCTGTGAGCCAGAATGCCATGCAGGATGGCAGTGCCACCTATGTGACAGCagggtccccatccctgtgtaACACCAGCCCCAGTGAAGGGATGGGTATTTTGTCCTGGCTCAGTGAAACACAGCCTTGGCAAAAGTCTGGGGAGACAGGGGGCACCACAGGATGCTGCCCATGAGTTGGATTTTAGCAGGGCGCTTTAATGAGGATGGGAGCTAATGGAAACATTTGGCTGTTGGAGCTCAGATTgtcggggaaaaaaaataaactctgcAGCTTGTTTGCAGACAATCTGACTTCCATATGACGACACTCCCACTCTTAGCAATGCTGCAGTCATTCATGTATGTGTGGATAGCAGTGGGGAACAGCTCATTACTTCATCCCTGTCCTTACCAGTTCAGCTTCCACGGCACAACCACACAGATCTGAGGCCCTCAGGACTCTGATGTGAGATTTCTGTCCCTCCAAAAGCAATTGCTATGCCATCCCTACTTGAGACCAACATGATGTCCTGAAGGCCCATGAGTGACACCATCCCATTCTATCCCCAACTCCCATCCCATGCCCAGCCACAACTCCATTCCCGACCTCATCCTTCAGGACCTTCTTTCATAAATGAGTCGAATGTGCAAACGATAAGGAGGCCATGAGGGAATTCCTGaagcaatatttatttcagaaaaagaacttGAGCCAGAGTTCTGAGAAGTCAAATGGAGATGGGGCTACTTGGCCCAACCCAGGGTGCCTCTCACTCCCAGATCTAAGGAGCAAACCCAGGAGGGGAGGGATTCAACAGCTTTAGTGAAGGAGGAGCTGGTGGAGCTGGTGGGATGTCTAACAACAGCAGTCACTGCACCAGCTGGGATGTCACAGAGTCCTTGGGCCAGCAGAATGGATACGAACAAGAGAAATGCCTGCATGAGACCCTAAGGCTCCAATGGTAGCCATGCTCTGCTTGCGCACATGAATCACTCTGCTCCCCCCGCTGCTGACACACACATTCCTGTTCATCGCTGTGACACTTCCCCTTTGTGACACTAGCCCTAAAATATCTGTCCTGGAGCCCTGGAGGATGTGGCTGGGTGCAAGCAACTCCACTGCAGAGTGAATTGAAGGACCAGGATCCTGCTGGGTGCCAGCAGCACGCAAACATGAAGCCACAGTGGCTGTTGTGCTTGGCACTGTGCTGCTAGGGAAGTGCTCGTGTGCTTGTTCTACAAACCACatcctgctggagcagagggatgCCGTGGGGCTCAGCTGGCCTTAGGGAGGGGAAGGCAGTTCCTGCTCTCTGGCAGTACAACACCTGTCCAAACCCTCCGCAGAATCCTTGCATCTGGAGGTCCCAGAGCACCCAGCTCAGCACTTGCTCCCAGGAGCTGTGAGTTCTATAAAGGGGACTGAAATTGCACTGAAGACACTCCATGCCCTCAGGGCCTCTCAGGGCCGGTGCTGGCACTGCCGGTGCTGCCAGTCCTGCCGCAGCTGGGCCACCTCCCTCCCGTACCGCTCGTGCAGACGGCAGAACGCCGAGATCTCAGCCGTCCCGGTGTCACCGCTGGATGCTCGC includes the following:
- the CUX2 gene encoding homeobox protein cut-like 2 isoform X10, giving the protein MRLGEAEEKIKVLHSALKATQTELLELRCKYDEEAASKADEVAMIMTNLEKANQRAEAAQREVESLREQLAAVNSSLRLACCSPQGAAGDKANYSMCSGSRLEAALAAKDREILRLLKDIQHLQSSLQELEESSANQIAELEGQLASKNEAIEKLEEKLQAQADYEEIKTELSILKAMKVASASCSLPQGISKPEDSLLLGKEAFYPQQKYLLEKPSLMASTEEDPSEDESGKDPLGMEQAFPSPQQLPQPPADEPASPAPLPAVPGPGLAPEGPRTFPMSPFPGGERLPGDTVLPKGPPLQGPPYKSEGAGGGLPFTTAFFGAKSSSVPPSTVPPTTSPPDEPAEGSGGSSADEEQLDTADIAFQVKEQLLKHNIGQRVFGHYVLGLSQGSVSEILARPKPWRKLTVKGKEPFIKMKQFLSDEQNVLALRTIQVRQRGSITPRIRTPETGSDDAIKNILEQAKKEIESQKGGEPKNPSTSQAVTNGAGGSSSEDAIKSILEQARREMQAQQQALLEMESGSSGRPVGTPPTERSTLATVSQNIVPAYVKQEEGSGASPGPPQTPLAVLSPAAFVQSIIRKVKSEIGDAGSYFDQHWASERSLLSRPYTSVSPSLSSSSSSYSSMANGRGWPRGEPAESGANEDELPAAEDEPHRLAEMKVEGAGMEPVTGGRLSYYPAYVPRTLKPTVPPLTPEQYEMYMYREVDTLELTRQVKEKLAKNGICQRIFGEKVLGLSQGSVSDMLSRPKPWSKLTQKGREPFIRMQLWLTDQLGQGISQQPTPSQASPAEPQPSPSPPPSPTEHEKGSQEPLTLTLESSKENQQPEGRVVAGKAHPNSQGPVGIQEIVAMSPELDTYSITKKVKEVLTDNNLGQRLFGESILGLTQGSVSDLLSRPKPWHKLSLKGREPFVRMQLWLNDPHNVEKLRDMKKLEKKAYLKRRYGLMSAGSDSESPGARSECASPGLQPQDLSLLQIKKPRVVLAPEEKEALKKAYQLEPYPSQQTIELLSFQLNLKTNTVINWFHNYRSRMRREMLVEGTQDNDTDPEQSSGAAGPRPRAPHSPDSDAEDRKPLFSGGEHSCTVEVKVKEEQGEVGSWSHRRDSHSPVGTAESTGPPQEERGGAPHAASPSTGSLPRRGGRARASGGPPPPPPPLHPDPGGSQSSANSSRCSLEVSPSSPSAASSPGLAGSASPGPSSAGPVSPALPPAPCPRLSTSVQRRHEKMANLNNIIHRLERAANREEVLEWEF
- the CUX2 gene encoding homeobox protein cut-like 2 isoform X9, with the protein product MCSGSRLEAALAAKDREILRLLKDIQHLQSSLQELEESSANQIAELEGQLASKNEAIEKLEEKLQAQADYEEIKTELSILKAMKVASASCSLPQGISKPEDSLLLGKEAFYPQQKYLLEKPSLMASTEEDPSEDESGKDPLGMEQAFPSPQQLPQPPADEPASPAPLPAVPGPGLAPEGPRTFPMSPFPGGERLPGDTVLPKGPPLQGPPYKSEGAGGGLPFTTAFFGAKSSSVPPSTVPPTTSPPDEPAEGSGGSSADEEQLDTADIAFQVKEQLLKHNIGQRVFGHYVLGLSQGSVSEILARPKPWRKLTVKGKEPFIKMKQFLSDEQNVLALRTIQVRQRGSITPRIRTPETGSDDAIKNILEQAKKEIESQKGGEPKNPSTSQAVTNGAGGSSSEDAIKSILEQARREMQAQQQALLEMESGSSGRPVGTPPTERSTLATVSQNIVPAYVKQEEGSGASPGPPQTPLAVLSPAAFVQSIIRKVKSEIGDAGSYFDQHWASERSLLSRPYTSVSPSLSSSSSSYSSMANGRGWPRGEPAESGANEDELPAAEDEPHRLAEMKVEGAGMEPVTGGRLSYYPAYVPRTLKPTVPPLTPEQYEMYMYREVDTLELTRQVKEKLAKNGICQRIFGEKVLGLSQGSVSDMLSRPKPWSKLTQKGREPFIRMQLWLTDQLGQGISQQPTPSQASPAEPQPSPSPPPSPTEHEKGSQEPLTLTLESSKENQQPEGRVVAGKAHPNSQGPVGIQEIVAMSPELDTYSITKKVKEVLTDNNLGASAILGEAGQRLFGESILGLTQGSVSDLLSRPKPWHKLSLKGREPFVRMQLWLNDPHNVEKLRDMKKLEKKAYLKRRYGLMSAGSDSESPGARSECASPGLQPQDLSLLQIKKPRVVLAPEEKEALKKAYQLEPYPSQQTIELLSFQLNLKTNTVINWFHNYRSRMRREMLVEGTQDNDTDPEQSSGAAGPRPRAPHSPDSDAEDRKPLFSGGEHSCTVEVKVKEEQGEVGSWSHRRDSHSPVGTAESTGPPQEERGGAPHAASPSTGSLPRRGGRARASGGPPPPPPPLHPDPGGSQSSANSSRCSLEVSPSSPSAASSPGLAGSASPGPSSAGPVSPALPPAPCPRLSTSVQRRHEKMANLNNIIHRLERAANREEVLEWEF